The Kocuria sp. TGY1127_2 genome includes a window with the following:
- the murI gene encoding glutamate racemase translates to MNSQHPSVEPSNLTAWGSTAPASPTPGAPIGVFDSGVGGLTVARAIMDQLPHEKIIYVGDTANGPYGPLSIARVRANALRVMDDLVDSGVKALVIACNTASAAVLRDARERYTRKYGIPVVEVIQPAVRRAVAATRNGKIGVLGTAATISSRAYEDTFAAAPHLQIWSEACPEFVEFVERGITTGPELLETVERHLVPLQDAGVDTVVLGCTHYPLLTGVISYVLGHGVTLVTSSEETAKDLFRALTNQDLLRTEATPPEHEFVSTGDPEAFQYIAQRFLGPAVTGVRHSTSIAESYPTASLAVVSPEHQNHARVNVAPSGPEDSTPPAELPRSDSR, encoded by the coding sequence ATGAACAGCCAACATCCTTCCGTTGAACCTTCGAACCTCACCGCGTGGGGGAGTACCGCACCTGCGTCTCCTACCCCTGGCGCGCCCATTGGGGTCTTCGATTCGGGGGTCGGGGGGCTCACGGTCGCCAGAGCCATCATGGACCAGCTGCCTCACGAGAAAATCATTTACGTGGGCGATACCGCCAACGGACCGTACGGCCCCCTGTCGATTGCCCGAGTCCGGGCCAACGCTCTGAGGGTCATGGACGATCTCGTCGATTCAGGGGTCAAAGCCCTCGTCATCGCCTGTAACACGGCCTCCGCCGCGGTACTGCGGGACGCCCGGGAACGCTACACGCGGAAGTACGGAATCCCGGTCGTCGAGGTGATTCAGCCGGCCGTTCGGCGGGCCGTGGCGGCCACGCGTAACGGAAAAATCGGTGTTTTGGGTACCGCGGCGACGATCTCCTCCCGAGCCTACGAAGACACCTTCGCCGCCGCGCCTCACCTTCAAATCTGGTCCGAAGCGTGTCCTGAATTCGTGGAGTTCGTCGAGCGAGGCATCACGACCGGACCGGAACTGTTGGAAACGGTTGAGCGTCATCTCGTTCCGCTCCAGGACGCGGGCGTGGACACCGTCGTTTTGGGATGCACTCATTATCCTCTTCTCACTGGCGTCATCTCCTATGTGCTCGGCCATGGAGTGACCTTGGTGACCTCCTCGGAGGAGACCGCCAAGGACCTGTTCCGGGCATTGACCAATCAAGACCTTCTCCGCACGGAAGCGACCCCTCCGGAGCACGAATTCGTGTCCACGGGAGACCCCGAGGCCTTCCAATACATAGCTCAACGGTTCCTGGGGCCCGCGGTGACCGGGGTCCGACATTCGACGAGTATCGCCGAGTCCTATCCCACGGCTTCGCTCGCCGTCGTCTCGCCCGAGCATCAGAACCATGCTCGAGTGAATGTGGCCCCGAGCGGACCCGAGGATTCCACACCCCCAGCAGAGCTCCCGCGGAGCGATTCCCGCTAA
- a CDS encoding DUF2017 domain-containing protein, with protein sequence MAKEFRNGRKGISGGLEGPERELLIKLFQDVITTLEPETPDDEDPLAKMVGISGDVDVPEDPALARLLPQASDDDEEAAEFRRLTERSVREAKIGNLRMAAMDCESPKLHLDREHSMAFASALNDVRLVLATRLGIDSEDDAQRVASYSDWSQAHDVESYMSLVYQFVSWLQDSLVEAMLSDLD encoded by the coding sequence ATGGCCAAAGAATTCCGAAACGGGCGCAAAGGTATCAGCGGCGGCCTCGAAGGGCCGGAGCGCGAACTGCTCATCAAGCTGTTCCAGGACGTCATTACTACTCTCGAACCCGAGACGCCCGACGACGAGGACCCTCTCGCGAAAATGGTAGGCATTTCAGGTGATGTGGACGTGCCGGAGGACCCCGCGCTGGCCCGCCTCCTGCCGCAGGCCAGCGACGATGACGAAGAGGCCGCTGAATTCCGCCGGCTGACGGAACGGTCTGTGCGCGAAGCGAAAATCGGCAACCTCCGCATGGCGGCCATGGATTGCGAATCACCCAAATTGCATCTGGACCGCGAACACTCCATGGCTTTCGCCTCGGCCCTCAACGATGTCCGGCTCGTCTTGGCGACCCGCCTCGGTATCGACTCGGAGGACGATGCACAACGGGTTGCTTCGTACAGTGACTGGTCGCAGGCGCACGATGTGGAGTCCTATATGTCGCTGGTCTACCAGTTCGTCTCGTGGTTGCAGGACTCCTTGGTCGAGGCCATGCTCTCAGACCTCGACTGA
- a CDS encoding phosphotransferase family protein, whose product MSRFAQMRYFPLIKAVLDQAGVTVGPEEWDVHSNGSAHIVVNAGHRLSVRVAKTLSAGESMGRRTQLLRALPDDLPFAVPRPLTRVISRSGFTAVGLSWIPGEARDIGPAPARPLGRALRAIGGMDPVPLEPYLEPAHQHWGSDDWEKTLRERVVPLLFPGNRRIAHRLIDDVLAMDPVEPRIIHSDFSGHNILWIKDKMTGVIDWDHAAMGDPSWDIAAAANWYGWDVITKCVGKDWAERGKIVHRLMPLQSVGYAVVNGGGGAITRQSLERTDAWFDDHKAHLPG is encoded by the coding sequence ATGTCCAGATTCGCCCAGATGCGATACTTCCCCCTCATCAAGGCCGTATTGGATCAGGCCGGTGTGACCGTGGGTCCCGAAGAATGGGACGTCCACTCCAACGGCTCTGCCCACATCGTCGTCAATGCGGGCCATCGCCTCAGCGTGAGGGTTGCCAAGACCCTCAGCGCTGGGGAGTCGATGGGCAGAAGGACGCAACTACTGCGTGCGCTTCCGGACGACCTGCCTTTCGCCGTTCCGCGCCCGCTGACGCGTGTGATCTCCCGATCCGGATTCACAGCGGTCGGGTTGAGCTGGATCCCTGGCGAGGCACGCGACATCGGGCCGGCGCCCGCTCGACCTCTCGGCCGAGCGCTGCGCGCCATCGGAGGAATGGACCCAGTGCCGCTCGAACCTTATCTGGAGCCGGCCCACCAGCATTGGGGCAGCGATGATTGGGAAAAGACCTTGCGGGAGCGCGTCGTCCCGCTGCTCTTTCCGGGAAACCGGCGGATTGCTCACCGCCTGATCGACGACGTCCTAGCGATGGACCCCGTTGAGCCCAGAATCATCCACTCGGATTTTTCCGGCCACAATATTTTGTGGATCAAGGACAAGATGACCGGAGTCATCGATTGGGATCACGCGGCAATGGGCGACCCGTCGTGGGACATCGCCGCCGCCGCAAATTGGTACGGTTGGGACGTCATCACCAAGTGCGTGGGCAAGGACTGGGCCGAACGAGGCAAGATTGTGCATCGGCTCATGCCGCTCCAGTCCGTCGGGTATGCCGTCGTCAATGGCGGTGGCGGTGCCATCACTCGGCAATCGCTCGAGCGAACCGACGCCTGGTTCGATGATCACAAGGCACATCTTCCCGGATGA
- the rdgB gene encoding RdgB/HAM1 family non-canonical purine NTP pyrophosphatase, whose product MTSTEQGTPLVVLASHNTGKLVELREILRDRIDGLDVDTQVVDASAVEAPDVAETGTTFSENSLLKAHAVAEATGLVAVADDSGLCVDVLNGAPGIFSARWSGTHGDDAANVELLLAQLSDIPDEHRGAHFHCAASVAGPDGFQAVEHGQMPGRLLHRVTGTNGFGYDPIFAPSELKGKDAGLSAAQISSEIKNSISHRARAFTALVPHIHAALSSDLAQR is encoded by the coding sequence ATGACCTCGACCGAGCAGGGCACCCCGCTCGTCGTCTTGGCGAGCCACAACACGGGCAAATTGGTTGAGCTCCGGGAGATCCTTCGGGACCGCATCGACGGGCTCGACGTGGACACGCAAGTCGTTGATGCGAGCGCCGTCGAGGCACCGGATGTTGCTGAGACCGGGACAACCTTTTCCGAGAACTCGCTTCTGAAGGCCCACGCCGTCGCCGAGGCCACCGGACTGGTGGCCGTCGCGGACGACTCGGGATTGTGCGTCGATGTTCTGAACGGCGCACCCGGAATCTTCTCGGCCAGATGGTCGGGAACTCACGGGGATGATGCCGCGAATGTCGAACTCCTCCTGGCCCAGCTGAGCGACATCCCGGATGAGCACCGTGGTGCTCATTTCCACTGCGCCGCCAGCGTGGCCGGACCCGACGGATTCCAAGCCGTCGAGCACGGGCAGATGCCCGGTCGTTTGCTGCATCGGGTCACCGGAACGAACGGCTTCGGTTATGACCCAATATTCGCTCCCAGCGAGCTGAAGGGAAAAGACGCCGGACTGTCCGCGGCCCAGATCTCGTCCGAGATCAAGAACTCCATCAGCCATCGGGCCCGAGCCTTCACGGCCCTGGTCCCGCACATCCATGCAGCTCTTTCATCGGATCTCGCACAGAGGTAA
- a CDS encoding MBL fold metallo-hydrolase, giving the protein MELKIIGCTGSFAGPESPASCYLVSSVDSSGKTWRVLLDMGSGALGEIQRHIELSTIDAVLVSHLHPDHCVDLAGLYIAARWDPRGWSTGPIDVWCPQGTDEYLARTHSMPPEPGLKDQFRFNEWAENQPVDIGPLTVEPFRVVHPIQDPFALRVTEHGPQGDVVLAYSGDSDACEGLTRAALDADLFLCEAAYMEGRDDNLRGIHLTGARAGQTAREANARRLLLTHLPVWNDKEIVLAEAREFFHGAAEIVTPLSDYTVGPS; this is encoded by the coding sequence ATGGAACTGAAAATCATCGGTTGCACCGGATCATTCGCCGGTCCGGAATCCCCTGCGTCCTGTTACCTGGTGTCTTCGGTGGACTCCTCGGGGAAGACCTGGAGAGTGCTCCTGGACATGGGAAGCGGTGCCCTCGGAGAGATCCAGCGCCACATCGAGCTCAGCACGATCGATGCCGTGCTCGTGAGCCACCTTCATCCGGATCATTGCGTTGACCTCGCCGGGCTCTATATTGCCGCGCGCTGGGATCCGCGTGGGTGGTCAACCGGTCCCATCGATGTGTGGTGCCCTCAGGGAACCGACGAATATCTCGCACGCACGCACAGTATGCCGCCGGAGCCGGGTCTCAAGGATCAGTTCCGGTTCAACGAATGGGCCGAGAACCAACCGGTGGACATCGGTCCCTTGACCGTCGAGCCTTTCCGCGTTGTCCACCCCATTCAGGATCCTTTTGCCCTGCGTGTGACCGAGCACGGTCCCCAGGGCGACGTCGTCCTGGCCTATTCGGGGGACTCCGATGCGTGCGAGGGACTCACTCGTGCGGCGCTGGACGCGGATCTATTTCTCTGCGAGGCCGCTTATATGGAGGGGCGCGACGACAACCTGCGCGGCATCCATCTCACCGGTGCTAGAGCCGGTCAAACTGCGCGAGAGGCCAATGCCCGTCGGCTTCTGCTAACGCATCTTCCCGTGTGGAACGACAAGGAAATCGTTCTGGCGGAGGCCCGTGAGTTCTTCCACGGAGCGGCGGAGATCGTAACGCCACTGTCCGACTACACGGTGGGTCCGTCATAA
- a CDS encoding exonuclease SbcCD subunit D, which produces MRILHTSDLHLGRSFHGRSLFHDHELWCNELASVCENLEVGAVLISGDVYDQASPRTDVIEQFSRLLTRLRAQEIEVVVTSGNHDSAARLGFASQLLESAGVHFRTRIEDIRRPVTLEDGTLVYGIPYLDPRSAAAELGSNPTHHEVLGAAVAEAATDRQRRSNQHAIVMAHCFASGAEASDSERILDTGNLGLVSANLFDGFDYAALGHLHGRQIVRGNVRYSGSPLAFSFSEARHTKGFWLLETSEDALTVEDHEWEHTLDLACLTGEFEELMSSPEYSWAESCLCQITVTDRRRPAHPMERLRTRFPDALELNFANLAGANENSYSSRLARAQSPVEACAAFYDQVRGRELDPYERAEIVSAVGQAEKRRAASDVDASSAEGAEA; this is translated from the coding sequence ATGAGAATCCTTCATACTTCGGATCTTCACCTCGGACGCTCATTCCACGGACGGTCCCTGTTCCACGACCATGAACTGTGGTGCAACGAGCTGGCTTCGGTTTGCGAAAACCTGGAGGTGGGGGCGGTGCTGATTTCGGGAGACGTCTACGACCAGGCTTCGCCCCGTACCGACGTCATCGAACAGTTTTCGCGTCTGCTGACCAGGCTCAGGGCTCAAGAGATCGAGGTCGTCGTGACGAGCGGAAATCACGATTCCGCAGCACGGCTTGGCTTTGCGTCACAGTTGTTGGAGTCTGCAGGAGTCCATTTCCGCACGCGGATTGAGGACATCCGACGTCCCGTGACTCTGGAGGACGGCACCTTGGTCTACGGTATCCCGTACCTCGACCCACGGTCCGCCGCTGCCGAGCTCGGTTCGAACCCCACTCACCACGAGGTGCTGGGCGCGGCCGTGGCCGAAGCGGCGACGGATCGACAGCGGCGCTCGAATCAACACGCCATCGTCATGGCCCATTGTTTCGCGAGCGGGGCCGAGGCCTCCGACTCGGAACGAATCCTGGACACCGGCAACCTGGGCTTGGTTTCCGCCAACCTCTTCGATGGGTTCGACTATGCGGCACTCGGACACTTGCACGGGAGGCAGATTGTGCGCGGGAACGTGAGGTACAGCGGTTCGCCCCTGGCCTTCTCCTTCTCGGAAGCGCGCCACACCAAAGGATTCTGGCTCCTGGAGACCTCCGAAGACGCTCTGACGGTCGAAGACCACGAGTGGGAGCACACGCTGGACTTGGCCTGCCTCACGGGTGAATTCGAAGAGCTCATGTCCTCGCCCGAGTATTCCTGGGCAGAGTCATGCCTGTGCCAGATCACCGTGACCGACCGAAGACGCCCGGCCCACCCGATGGAACGGCTCAGAACTCGTTTTCCGGACGCCCTGGAGCTCAACTTCGCGAATCTCGCCGGGGCGAATGAGAATTCATACTCTTCCCGCCTGGCCAGGGCACAATCGCCCGTCGAAGCGTGCGCGGCCTTCTACGATCAAGTCCGCGGCCGGGAGCTGGATCCGTATGAGCGGGCGGAGATCGTCTCTGCCGTAGGCCAGGCCGAGAAACGCAGAGCAGCCTCCGATGTGGATGCGTCCTCTGCCGAGGGAGCCGAGGCATGA
- the rph gene encoding ribonuclease PH, which translates to MTSQTSPNKAATRADGRAVDELRPISITRGWSQNAEGSALIEFGNTRVLCTASLTEGVPRWLKGEGKGWVTAEYAMLPRATNTRSARESVKGKIGGRTHEISRLIGRSLRAVIDTKALGENTVVLDCDVLQADGGTRTAAITGAYVALAEAIAWAQREGIINRRKSPLTDSVSAVSVGIIDGTPMLDLPYVEDVRAETDMNVVVTGSGSFVEVQGTAEGTPFDRDELNLLLDLALTGTSELAAIQQKTLEETV; encoded by the coding sequence ATGACTTCTCAGACTTCCCCGAACAAAGCCGCTACGAGAGCAGACGGGCGAGCCGTCGACGAACTGAGGCCCATATCCATCACGCGAGGGTGGTCTCAGAATGCCGAAGGTTCGGCGCTCATCGAGTTCGGAAATACCAGGGTACTGTGCACAGCTTCCTTGACCGAGGGCGTACCGCGCTGGCTCAAGGGTGAAGGCAAAGGATGGGTCACCGCGGAATACGCAATGCTGCCCCGCGCAACGAATACGCGTTCGGCGCGCGAATCCGTCAAAGGCAAAATCGGCGGTCGGACGCATGAAATCTCGCGACTGATCGGCCGTTCACTGCGCGCGGTCATTGACACCAAGGCCCTCGGCGAAAACACCGTGGTCCTGGACTGCGATGTCCTGCAAGCCGACGGCGGCACTCGCACCGCGGCCATCACGGGCGCCTACGTTGCGCTCGCCGAAGCAATTGCTTGGGCCCAGCGCGAAGGCATCATCAACCGGCGGAAGTCTCCCTTGACGGATTCGGTATCCGCTGTCTCCGTGGGAATCATTGATGGCACCCCGATGCTCGATCTTCCTTATGTCGAGGACGTCCGGGCGGAGACCGATATGAACGTGGTCGTGACCGGCTCTGGTTCCTTCGTGGAGGTCCAAGGAACTGCCGAAGGCACGCCCTTCGACCGGGACGAGCTCAACCTCCTGCTCGATTTGGCGCTGACAGGCACGTCCGAATTGGCAGCGATCCAGCAGAAGACTTTGGAAGAAACAGTATGA
- a CDS encoding AAA family ATPase, with the protein MRIHHLELCAFGPFPGKEKIDFQPLNSAGIFLLSGPTGAGKSTIFDAICFALYGSTTRPENSKGLYSDFAQPGTAPYVELELTVGRQRYRIRRSPEWSRPSKRAKSGWVTQNAQVTLSRRPVESYASDADSAWDVLSVRHDEAGKIINEIFGLNREQFAQVVMLPQGQFARFLSATSDEREKLLRRLFPVELYSGIRDVLKDRSDSASEELKSLTTDIRRGHVEVASLLRRLEIPTDGLLDSAGDVEVIDMQGAASRLEQAAQEASRIRKRLSAESTEMNRRADALQRGLGEWAEHDRLVERRQIVTESEECVVLRRRRVEAAKRAVPVDEARRRLSLGERSLAEKEKELDELRSRSRALLAEPVSVDVETAEERRLEKAYWSGESDADEEKYGALLDRRRERVHELLRRVGEVEDLEASRQAPLDRREELRKQASEAASRLETIEQSKDALSQEQDELAMELKGLPEASAALAESSKVLELSRRIVAIRERISTVAEEAERAEKQRQRASQRVEELMSRRFQQAVRVLADELQDDLPCPVCGSKEHPSPAPTHASSDDPLVSEEVLEQAAAERERAEARAKETFTQTAELKRVEAELRSQGAMESVTDAESAARAATEQHQSLVEKQRRVEVVQRQQESIAEEIREIEPRLRSVELEVGVLDSRIKELDGRYDEAVRALKNVPSRDQLVTIQRRIEQLRNNRSSTTQHRGHVEALRENARALQQSFEQALSDSGFGDLETVEKNLVEPQALEAMREELRRDEEERARLDEAWNAPWHRSLLARMGDGETRPDAEGLDEARRQAEAKTSQHEEALSRETVFREGLGSIKRVSEQDETLQDRVRDVAEKARKLKDLADVASGIGGENQQRMSLTTFVLAAQLEEIAGAATVRLREMTNGRFSIQHTDAAAGKNRKSGLGLEIFDAWTSEARPTTSLSGGETFMASLCLALGLADVVQARAGGIEVDTLFVDEGFGSLDEDTLDGVMDAIDGLRENGRVIGLVSHVADMKTRIPQHVRIKSSPSGSSLESKTA; encoded by the coding sequence ATGAGGATTCACCATCTCGAGCTGTGCGCGTTCGGACCGTTCCCAGGGAAAGAAAAGATCGACTTCCAACCGCTGAACAGCGCCGGAATCTTCTTATTGAGCGGGCCGACGGGCGCCGGAAAATCCACGATCTTCGATGCCATCTGCTTTGCCCTCTACGGTTCCACAACGCGCCCGGAGAACTCAAAAGGCCTCTACTCGGATTTTGCTCAGCCGGGGACGGCACCCTATGTCGAGTTGGAACTTACGGTTGGCCGTCAGCGGTACAGAATACGGCGCTCTCCCGAGTGGTCTCGCCCCTCCAAGCGAGCGAAAAGCGGATGGGTGACCCAGAACGCGCAAGTCACGCTCTCTCGACGCCCCGTTGAAAGCTATGCCTCCGACGCGGACTCCGCATGGGACGTCCTGTCCGTTCGCCATGACGAGGCCGGCAAGATCATCAACGAGATCTTCGGTCTGAACCGTGAACAATTCGCTCAAGTCGTGATGCTGCCCCAAGGACAGTTCGCCCGGTTCCTCTCCGCGACCTCGGACGAGAGAGAAAAATTGTTGCGCCGGCTATTCCCCGTCGAGCTGTACTCCGGAATACGGGACGTGCTCAAGGACAGGTCCGACTCCGCTTCCGAAGAATTGAAGTCCTTGACGACGGACATCAGACGGGGTCACGTCGAAGTCGCTTCCCTTCTGAGGCGTCTGGAGATTCCGACTGACGGGCTTCTGGACAGCGCGGGCGACGTCGAGGTGATCGATATGCAGGGCGCGGCGAGTCGTCTCGAGCAGGCGGCACAGGAAGCCTCCCGGATCCGAAAGCGTCTGAGCGCAGAGTCGACCGAAATGAATCGGCGTGCGGATGCTTTGCAACGTGGCCTAGGGGAGTGGGCCGAACACGACCGCCTCGTGGAGCGACGGCAAATCGTGACCGAATCGGAGGAGTGTGTTGTTCTCCGGCGTCGACGAGTTGAAGCCGCGAAACGTGCGGTCCCCGTAGACGAGGCACGGAGGAGATTGTCACTTGGCGAAAGGTCTCTGGCAGAGAAGGAGAAGGAGCTCGATGAGCTGCGGTCGCGCTCGCGGGCATTGCTTGCTGAACCAGTATCGGTCGACGTCGAGACTGCGGAAGAAAGAAGGCTTGAAAAGGCGTATTGGTCGGGCGAGAGCGACGCCGACGAAGAAAAGTACGGAGCGCTTCTTGATCGGCGCCGTGAGCGAGTCCACGAGCTGCTGAGGCGTGTTGGGGAAGTCGAGGATCTCGAGGCCTCCCGTCAGGCCCCGCTCGACAGACGCGAAGAACTCCGGAAACAGGCCTCCGAAGCCGCGTCTCGCCTTGAGACCATCGAGCAATCGAAGGACGCTCTGTCCCAGGAACAAGATGAGCTCGCAATGGAGCTGAAAGGCTTGCCGGAAGCTTCCGCGGCACTGGCCGAGTCCTCGAAAGTCCTGGAACTTTCGCGCCGTATCGTGGCCATCCGGGAACGTATCAGCACGGTTGCCGAGGAAGCCGAGCGGGCCGAGAAACAACGGCAAAGAGCCTCGCAACGCGTCGAGGAGCTCATGAGCCGCAGGTTCCAACAAGCAGTCAGAGTGCTGGCCGATGAGCTGCAGGACGACCTGCCCTGCCCTGTCTGCGGCTCGAAGGAGCACCCGTCGCCGGCACCAACGCACGCTTCGTCGGACGATCCGCTCGTCTCGGAAGAGGTTCTCGAGCAGGCCGCCGCAGAACGGGAAAGAGCCGAAGCACGTGCCAAGGAAACCTTCACTCAAACGGCGGAGCTGAAGCGGGTCGAAGCGGAGCTTCGTAGCCAGGGAGCCATGGAGAGCGTGACCGATGCCGAATCCGCGGCTCGCGCTGCGACCGAGCAACATCAATCACTGGTTGAGAAACAACGGCGGGTCGAGGTCGTTCAGCGGCAACAAGAATCGATCGCAGAGGAAATCCGGGAAATCGAGCCGCGGCTGCGTTCTGTGGAACTCGAGGTCGGAGTCCTCGACTCACGGATCAAAGAACTCGACGGTCGTTACGATGAGGCCGTACGTGCCTTGAAGAACGTCCCGTCCCGGGACCAGCTGGTTACGATCCAGCGCAGGATCGAACAACTGCGTAACAACCGGTCGTCAACGACTCAACACCGAGGTCATGTGGAGGCATTGCGCGAGAACGCTCGAGCACTCCAGCAGAGTTTTGAGCAGGCTCTTTCTGACAGCGGATTCGGAGACCTCGAGACCGTCGAGAAAAATTTGGTTGAACCCCAGGCATTGGAAGCCATGCGGGAGGAGCTGCGCCGTGACGAGGAAGAAAGGGCGAGGCTCGACGAAGCGTGGAACGCGCCATGGCATCGGTCCCTACTGGCGCGTATGGGCGACGGCGAGACTCGGCCCGATGCGGAGGGACTTGACGAGGCTCGGCGGCAAGCCGAAGCCAAGACGAGCCAGCATGAAGAAGCGCTGTCTCGCGAGACGGTCTTCCGCGAAGGTCTGGGTTCGATCAAACGCGTCTCCGAGCAGGACGAAACCCTGCAGGATCGTGTACGCGACGTCGCGGAGAAAGCGAGGAAGCTCAAGGACCTTGCGGACGTCGCCTCCGGAATCGGCGGAGAGAATCAACAGCGTATGTCGCTGACGACGTTTGTCCTGGCCGCTCAGCTGGAGGAAATTGCGGGCGCGGCCACGGTGCGGTTGCGCGAGATGACCAACGGTAGGTTCAGCATCCAGCACACTGACGCGGCTGCCGGAAAGAATAGAAAGTCCGGTCTCGGCCTGGAGATCTTCGATGCATGGACCTCCGAGGCTCGTCCGACAACCTCGTTGTCCGGGGGAGAGACCTTTATGGCTTCGCTGTGTCTCGCTCTGGGGCTGGCGGACGTTGTCCAAGCACGCGCCGGGGGCATAGAGGTGGATACACTTTTTGTTGATGAAGGATTCGGTTCCCTGGACGAAGACACATTGGACGGCGTCATGGATGCTATCGACGGTTTGCGCGAAAATGGCCGAGTCATCGGACTCGTCAGCCACGTCGCCGACATGAAAACGAGAATTCCCCAGCACGTGAGAATCAAAAGTTCCCCCAGCGGTTCGTCATTGGAGTCGAAGACAGCATGA
- a CDS encoding ADP-ribosylglycohydrolase family protein, with the protein MPDIASLPSSLTPLDPAYEDTVRRLTTIATTVAPALSIGALAALEGMSDVVEWASHGQSADETASIWLQNFRWARILGLTISDDAPVPPRTGWEDLVLDDQPRFSPRLSEIDPVSAEALVLGHMQYPARHAFPEASSAAFLPRLTPLAFYPQNSAPHLGQLAANITSLTHGSPEALASGIAWVFLLRYCLSPELSEDSSDTERVLDACRKVTGFLPPLDGNDTEVPQGLRAQYAATGSSSRSLRGIFSSAPLTTGVLRDYAGHPGASSVDRPECVEALASAIGSAAGSSSQHGSIRVSSHLGLVLREAIRLGSTGDLPAPALPRALESCLERWIGAMHAWVRLVPSR; encoded by the coding sequence ATGCCCGACATAGCCAGCCTGCCTTCTTCGCTCACTCCGCTGGATCCTGCCTACGAGGACACCGTGCGTCGCCTCACCACGATTGCTACGACCGTCGCTCCAGCGCTGTCCATCGGGGCCCTGGCCGCGTTGGAGGGCATGAGCGACGTTGTCGAGTGGGCCTCTCACGGACAGTCGGCTGACGAGACAGCATCGATCTGGCTCCAGAATTTCCGGTGGGCTCGAATACTCGGTCTCACAATCTCCGATGACGCACCGGTTCCACCAAGAACGGGGTGGGAAGACCTCGTCCTCGACGACCAACCTCGATTCTCACCGCGGCTATCCGAAATCGACCCGGTCAGCGCCGAGGCGCTGGTCCTGGGCCATATGCAGTATCCGGCACGGCATGCGTTCCCCGAGGCGAGTTCGGCGGCTTTTCTGCCGAGACTGACCCCCTTGGCCTTTTATCCCCAGAACTCGGCGCCGCACCTCGGCCAGCTCGCGGCCAACATTACGTCCCTCACGCACGGTTCGCCCGAAGCGCTGGCCTCCGGCATCGCTTGGGTTTTCCTGCTCCGGTATTGCCTCTCGCCGGAGCTATCGGAGGACAGCTCGGACACGGAACGAGTTCTCGACGCGTGCAGGAAAGTGACCGGGTTTCTGCCTCCTTTGGACGGAAATGACACGGAGGTTCCCCAGGGGCTCCGCGCCCAATACGCAGCTACGGGCAGCTCATCGCGCAGCCTCCGGGGGATTTTTTCCTCCGCACCGCTGACCACGGGCGTTCTGAGGGACTACGCGGGACATCCCGGCGCGTCTTCTGTTGACAGACCCGAATGTGTTGAGGCACTGGCCAGCGCAATCGGCAGCGCAGCGGGCTCCTCCTCGCAGCACGGCTCGATTCGGGTCTCCTCGCACCTCGGGCTGGTGTTACGGGAAGCAATACGCTTGGGGAGCACCGGTGATCTGCCCGCTCCCGCTCTCCCCCGGGCCCTGGAATCCTGTCTCGAACGATGGATCGGCGCGATGCACGCCTGGGTCAGGCTCGTTCCGTCCAGGTGA
- the clpS gene encoding ATP-dependent Clp protease adapter ClpS, translated as MVSQSAQNLPVASESAAETSPESAPSSDVGLLERPTEDTPWRVIVWNDPVNLMSYVTYVFRAHFHYSESKARSLMMAVHQDGKAVVFTGGREEAERHTSAMHGYGLWATFDKDGG; from the coding sequence ATGGTCAGCCAGTCTGCACAGAATCTGCCCGTGGCCAGTGAATCTGCCGCGGAAACGTCCCCAGAATCAGCCCCGTCCAGCGACGTGGGGCTTCTTGAACGACCCACGGAAGACACCCCGTGGCGAGTGATCGTCTGGAATGACCCGGTCAACCTCATGAGCTATGTGACCTACGTTTTCCGGGCGCACTTCCACTATTCGGAGTCCAAAGCCCGTTCGCTCATGATGGCCGTTCACCAAGACGGCAAAGCAGTCGTCTTCACCGGTGGCCGGGAAGAAGCAGAAAGGCACACCAGCGCAATGCACGGCTACGGTCTGTGGGCGACATTCGACAAGGACGGCGGATAA